The genomic segment CACAAGGCGCCGGCCTCGGCACAGGACGTCCACTTCACGACGAACGAGGCACGGGCGCCCGCCACGACGCACTCGCGTCCGCGTCACGACGCACGGCGCCGGCCTCACGACGCACGGCACGCACACGCGCCGTGGGCCGCCCCGCCCGTCAAGGCGCTCGCGCCGCCTACGCCGCCCCGCGGGCCGGGGCCGTGCGCCGGCAGCGGCCCGCCGCGGCCGCCGCCAGCCGTCCCAGGGCCTCATCCGCGCCGCACGGATAGGCGCCCAGCGCGGTCTGGCGGGCCACGATCCGGCGTTCGGCGCGCATCAACCGCCAGCCCCGGCGCAGCAGGAACGGCACCGACTTCCGGCCCTCCCGCAGATCCCGCACCAGCCGGCGGCGGAACGTCGTCGTCGGGCGACCGCGCAGACACAGGGCGTCCGCGAGCAGTCCCAGTTCCTGGCAGCGGTCGACGATGTCCGCCGCGAAGATGCCCTCGGCCACGAACAGCGGCGTCCGGTCGATGTGCAGGGTTTCGCGGTCGACCCGGGCGCTGGTGGCGATGTCGTACACCGGGACGTCCGTACGCCCCGTGCGGCACAGCTCCCCGATGGCGGCCACCGCGGCCTCCGCGTCCCAGGACCGCACGGAGTCCCAGTCGATGTCCGTACTCCCCGGGACCAGGGGCAACGACGGGTCGTCGCCCTCCTTGTAGAAGTCGTCCAGGCGCAGCACCGGCAGCCCGGTGCGGGCGGCCAGGGAGGACTTTCCGGAGCCGGAGGGGCCCGCGAGCAGCACGACACGGGTCGGGATCGGTTGGGGACTCACAGAACAGCAGTGTGAGGCATTGACCCGGGCAGGGGACCCCCGGGTCGTCCTGTTGGTACCCGGCAGCCCATCTCAACTACTCTGCGCATTCAGTCGATTACCGACCACACTCGAACAGGTGGGAAAAACATGGCACGTCACGCACTGTCCAAGCCCAGGCGCCGCGCTCTGCTGCGCGCCGGACTGACCCTCACCGCCGTGGGCGCGGCGCTCGGGGCGGGGGGTGCGGCGGCCCAGGCGGCGCCGCTCCCCGCCCTCTCGTCGCTCGGGACCGGCGGCCCGTTGGGCGAGGTCGGTGACACGGCCGGTTCCGCGCTGACCAGCGCGCTCGGGACATCGCTCGCCGGGAGCCTCACCCCGGTCACGCATCTGCGCCTCGACCCGCTGGCCGGGACCGGCACGGACCCGCTGAACAACACGGTGGGCACCCAGGTCGCCGACTTCAAGCCGCTCAGCACGGCGTCCCTCACCGACCCGATCACCAGCGGGGGCGCGTTGAAGGACCTGCCGCTGGTGGGCACGGTCACCACGCTGCTGACCGGGTCCCCGGCGAGCTGATCCGCGGAGGCCGGCGCGGCCCCTTCGGAGACCCTGGGGATGTCCGAAGGGGCCGAGGGCCGTCCCACGCCGACCGGGCGCCGGGGGCAGGCCGTGGGGCAGGCCGTGGGTCAGTACGACGAGCCGGAGACGCCGAGGGCCCCGGTGGGGTGCCAGACCGTCTTGGTCTCCAGGAAGGCCGTCAGCCGCGCCGTGCCCGGATCGGTCAACCAGTCGCCGTCGCCGCGCCCCCCGTCCTTGCCGTCCTCGCCGTCCGCCCGCCGCGGACGCAGGACCCGCTTGAGGTTGTCCGCCGCCGCGATCTCCAGCTCCTTCGCCAGCCCGGCGTCGGCGCCCGTGAGGTCGATCGCGTTCACGTCCTGGTGGGAGGCGAGCGGGGCCGCGATCTCCGCGGCCTTGCCGGACAGGACGTTCACCACACCGCCCGGCAGGTCCGAGGTGGCCAGCACCTCGCCCAGCGAGAGCGCGGGGAGCGGGGACCTCTCGGAGGCCACGACCACCGCCGTGTTGCCCGTCGCGATGACCGGGGCGATCACCGAGACCAGGCCCAGGAACGACGAGTCGCGCGGGGCCAGGACCGCGACGACCCCGGTCGGCTCGGGGGTGGAGAGGTTGAGGAACGGGCCCGCGACCGGGTTCGCCCCGCCCACCAGCTGGGCGACCTTGTCGGTCCAGCCCGCGTACCAGACCCAGCGGTCGATCGCCGCGTCGACGACCGCCCCCGCCTTGGACCTCGAAAGGCCCTCGGCGTCCGCGACCTCCCGTACGAACTGGTCCCGGCGGCCCTCCAGCATCTCCGCGACCCGGTAGAGGACCTGGCCCCGGTTGTACGCGGTCGCGCCCGACCAGCCGCCGAACGCCTTACGGGCCGCGACGACCGCGTCCCGGGCGTCCTTGCGGGAGGACCGCGGCGCGTTCGCCAGCCATGTGCCCTTGGAGTCCGTCACCTCGTACACCCGGCCGCTCTCGGAGCGGGGGAACTTCCCCCCGACGTACAGCTTGTAGGTCTTGAAGACGCTCAGTCGGTCGACCGTGCTCATCAGTGCTCGCCCTTCGGACTCGACGGCGCGAGGTACGCCTCCAGGCCGTGGCGGCCCC from the Streptomyces sp. AM 4-1-1 genome contains:
- a CDS encoding uridine kinase, which codes for MSPQPIPTRVVLLAGPSGSGKSSLAARTGLPVLRLDDFYKEGDDPSLPLVPGSTDIDWDSVRSWDAEAAVAAIGELCRTGRTDVPVYDIATSARVDRETLHIDRTPLFVAEGIFAADIVDRCQELGLLADALCLRGRPTTTFRRRLVRDLREGRKSVPFLLRRGWRLMRAERRIVARQTALGAYPCGADEALGRLAAAAAGRCRRTAPARGAA
- a CDS encoding aldehyde dehydrogenase family protein; protein product: MSTVDRLSVFKTYKLYVGGKFPRSESGRVYEVTDSKGTWLANAPRSSRKDARDAVVAARKAFGGWSGATAYNRGQVLYRVAEMLEGRRDQFVREVADAEGLSRSKAGAVVDAAIDRWVWYAGWTDKVAQLVGGANPVAGPFLNLSTPEPTGVVAVLAPRDSSFLGLVSVIAPVIATGNTAVVVASERSPLPALSLGEVLATSDLPGGVVNVLSGKAAEIAAPLASHQDVNAIDLTGADAGLAKELEIAAADNLKRVLRPRRADGEDGKDGGRGDGDWLTDPGTARLTAFLETKTVWHPTGALGVSGSSY